A region from the Brachyspira hampsonii genome encodes:
- a CDS encoding cyclic nucleotide-binding domain-containing protein yields MINFNIVEFKKDSAIFVAGENAREVFYIIKEGVVVDKNYVIENTNFEFTSGDIIGIVPAVLSEPYYSTAIAATDVQLVEIYAGDIYNIEDTKIIEKIYKYLIKFMEIWLGKYFYTLSESLNIGSYKENDAFEIANIYNNNGYKSAALYMYKKIIEMFPNEDHTEINNKINEIETNYNIKPPLEIGSNLQEYKSGTCIFSELESNTNLYVIRDGKVGVYSVFDGKIITRIIFKSGNIIGYKPIFGNKLLLTTCITLEDTILQSVNKEDFLILASNNTKLQYHLVNIMARRTYNTIIKSYSITIKSPVGKFYSMVYSFVKTELLFDKNIDFLELPYTVRDISSMVGIENTNYIKSEMNKTKVILFSSDEKIIIPNIKNFFKEYDMYRKRNSTPNIS; encoded by the coding sequence ATGATTAATTTTAATATAGTTGAATTTAAAAAAGATTCTGCAATATTTGTTGCGGGAGAAAATGCAAGAGAAGTATTTTATATAATTAAAGAGGGTGTTGTAGTAGACAAAAATTATGTTATAGAAAACACTAATTTTGAATTTACTTCTGGAGATATAATAGGTATTGTTCCTGCTGTGCTTTCAGAGCCTTATTATTCAACTGCAATAGCTGCAACAGATGTACAATTAGTAGAAATATATGCCGGTGATATCTACAATATAGAAGATACAAAAATAATAGAGAAAATATACAAATATTTAATAAAATTTATGGAAATATGGCTAGGCAAATATTTTTATACATTGTCAGAATCTTTAAATATCGGAAGCTATAAAGAAAACGATGCTTTTGAAATTGCAAATATTTATAATAACAATGGATATAAATCGGCCGCTCTTTATATGTATAAAAAAATTATAGAAATGTTTCCTAATGAAGACCATACTGAAATAAATAATAAAATAAATGAAATAGAAACTAATTATAATATAAAACCTCCTTTAGAAATAGGGTCTAATCTTCAGGAATATAAATCAGGCACTTGTATATTTTCTGAATTAGAAAGTAATACAAATCTATATGTAATAAGAGACGGAAAAGTTGGGGTTTATAGTGTATTTGACGGAAAAATTATTACTAGAATAATATTTAAAAGCGGAAATATTATAGGCTATAAACCTATATTTGGAAATAAGCTTCTTCTTACAACATGCATAACATTAGAAGATACAATACTTCAGTCTGTAAATAAAGAAGATTTTCTGATATTGGCTTCTAATAATACAAAACTTCAGTACCATCTTGTAAACATAATGGCTAGAAGAACATACAATACGATAATAAAAAGCTACAGCATAACAATAAAAAGTCCTGTTGGTAAATTTTATAGTATGGTATATTCTTTTGTAAAAACTGAATTGCTGTTTGATAAAAATATTGATTTTTTAGAACTGCCGTATACTGTTCGAGATATAAGTAGTATGGTTGGTATAGAAAATACTAATTATATAAAATCAGAAATGAATAAAACTAAAGTAATATTATTCTCTAGCGATGAAAAAATAATAATACCAAATATAAAAAATTTCTTTAAAGAGTATGATATGTATAGAAAGAGAAATTCAACTCCTAATATATCTTAA
- a CDS encoding cyclic nucleotide-binding domain-containing protein: MEKYRLVKYKKGDIILKNTKIAKDCFYIILKGSVVSYNNFYDNSYTYKMGNIIGLIASITKEPYYSTVEATEDTELFEIKIENINRINNKHLINKILNYLSFVFEIWLSKYYSLIVKNKVDLYNKEEILTMASIYKNNGFTDASYKLCSSYINLLSNNTNDINNVKEFMKTLITSKDPENIGGNSYKMYKGYCIYNELETTNHVYYIRSGRIGIYNIADSNYITRMIYPEQFIIDDYSPMLEYKTLFTTAVVLEDSIIDIMTKEELIKMLHDNAELRFQIIKMISMKVISTILKIKSMKKIELKDRLIVLIYSILKIETLFYEKTYIKLYYKIEDIKNMMHDSTDTNEITNSLKNIDYLEIDDSNNIIIEDIDKYFKEYESYTN, encoded by the coding sequence ATGGAAAAATACAGATTAGTTAAATATAAAAAAGGTGATATTATATTAAAAAATACTAAAATTGCTAAAGACTGTTTCTATATAATTTTGAAAGGAAGTGTTGTATCTTATAATAATTTTTACGATAATTCATATACATATAAAATGGGAAATATCATCGGTTTAATAGCATCTATAACAAAAGAACCTTACTATTCTACTGTAGAGGCAACAGAGGATACTGAATTATTTGAAATAAAAATAGAAAATATAAACAGAATTAATAATAAGCATTTAATAAATAAGATATTAAATTATTTATCATTTGTATTTGAAATTTGGCTTAGTAAATATTATAGTTTAATAGTAAAAAACAAGGTAGATCTCTACAATAAAGAAGAGATATTAACTATGGCATCAATTTATAAAAATAATGGATTTACTGATGCTAGCTATAAATTATGTTCATCATATATTAATCTACTAAGCAATAATACTAATGATATTAATAATGTTAAAGAATTTATGAAAACATTAATTACATCAAAAGATCCGGAAAATATAGGTGGTAATTCTTATAAGATGTATAAAGGATATTGTATATACAATGAACTTGAAACTACAAATCATGTTTATTATATAAGATCAGGAAGAATTGGAATATATAATATAGCAGATTCTAATTATATTACTAGAATGATATATCCTGAACAATTTATTATTGATGACTATTCCCCTATGCTTGAGTATAAAACCCTATTTACAACTGCTGTAGTTTTAGAAGATTCTATTATAGATATTATGACTAAAGAAGAATTAATAAAAATGCTTCATGATAATGCCGAATTAAGATTCCAAATTATAAAAATGATATCTATGAAAGTTATAAGTACAATATTAAAAATCAAATCTATGAAGAAAATAGAATTAAAAGATAGGCTAATAGTATTAATATATTCTATTCTAAAAATAGAAACTTTATTTTATGAAAAAACATATATAAAACTATACTACAAAATAGAAGATATAAAAAATATGATGCATGATAGTACCGATACAAATGAAATAACAAACTCATTAAAAAATATAGATTATTTAGAAATTGATGATTCTAATAATATAATAATTGAAGATATAGATAAGTATTTTAAAGAATATGAAAGTTATACAAATTAA